One stretch of Halobacillus litoralis DNA includes these proteins:
- a CDS encoding IDEAL domain-containing protein, which produces MRKQKIDYVIRRHPEYKGKEITAKRELSFGIQLASRLLLDQLSYQFNKERLDKEINQAIDNNDREEFERLSFEYQPFTWE; this is translated from the coding sequence ATGAGAAAGCAAAAGATTGATTATGTTATCCGTCGCCACCCCGAGTACAAAGGGAAAGAGATTACGGCAAAGAGAGAGTTGTCCTTTGGAATACAGTTAGCCTCACGTCTGCTTTTAGATCAACTAAGTTATCAGTTTAATAAAGAACGTCTGGACAAGGAAATCAACCAGGCCATTGATAACAATGACCGCGAAGAATTTGAACGTTTAAGTTTTGAATATCAACCCTTTACATGGGAATAA
- a CDS encoding MFS transporter yields MKRKPVWSWMLYDFANSAFATTIMAAVLPVFYYDVAAKGVQESLAASYWGYSQSIAVLIVAILAPILGAISDYSAAKKSFLMFFAYMGMIASILLAFVGEGDYIFASILLIVGTIGFSGANVFYDAFLPEVAKEEDIDRVSAAGFTLGYVGGGVLLAINLLMIMKYEWFGLPNTLIGTKLSFVSVGIWWFIFSIPLLKNIVEEKKTQQKRERSYVSIGFQRLRRTWKELRQFKQLLIFLLAFWLYNDGISTIIKMATIYGRDIGIDSTSLITALLITQFVGIPCTFFFGWLAGKITPKRALMISLSIYLVIVALGYFMTSALHFYILAVCVGFVQGGAQALSRSIFGRMVPGDRHAEFFGFYGISSKFAAIFGPFAFALVGQLTGSSRLGILSLVFFFIVGMILLYLLDVDKGVEQAEAYTRSEEEPVIRL; encoded by the coding sequence ATGAAAAGGAAGCCCGTTTGGAGCTGGATGCTTTATGATTTTGCTAATTCAGCTTTTGCAACGACCATCATGGCTGCTGTGTTGCCTGTATTCTATTATGATGTAGCAGCTAAAGGTGTTCAAGAATCTTTAGCAGCAAGCTATTGGGGATATTCCCAATCCATTGCCGTTTTAATCGTTGCAATCCTTGCTCCAATTCTTGGGGCGATCAGTGATTACTCAGCAGCGAAGAAAAGTTTTTTGATGTTCTTTGCCTATATGGGGATGATTGCCAGCATCTTGCTTGCCTTTGTCGGAGAAGGGGATTACATCTTTGCCTCTATATTATTAATCGTGGGGACGATCGGTTTTTCAGGTGCGAATGTATTCTATGATGCCTTTTTACCCGAAGTGGCTAAAGAGGAAGATATAGACCGGGTTTCTGCAGCTGGATTCACGTTAGGGTATGTTGGGGGCGGGGTCCTGCTTGCCATCAACTTGCTTATGATTATGAAGTATGAGTGGTTCGGGCTTCCAAATACCTTGATCGGTACGAAGCTTTCTTTCGTATCTGTTGGTATTTGGTGGTTTATTTTTTCCATTCCACTCTTGAAAAACATTGTAGAGGAAAAGAAGACGCAGCAAAAAAGAGAGCGCTCTTATGTGTCCATCGGCTTTCAGCGGCTTCGTCGGACATGGAAAGAATTGAGACAGTTTAAGCAGCTCCTCATCTTCTTATTGGCGTTTTGGCTTTATAATGATGGGATTTCGACAATTATAAAAATGGCCACGATTTATGGAAGGGATATTGGGATTGACAGCACTTCTCTGATTACAGCTTTACTCATCACTCAATTCGTCGGAATCCCATGTACATTCTTCTTTGGTTGGCTGGCAGGTAAAATCACTCCTAAGCGTGCCCTCATGATATCGTTATCTATTTATTTGGTCATCGTAGCACTAGGGTATTTTATGACATCGGCCCTTCATTTTTACATCCTGGCTGTGTGTGTAGGTTTCGTTCAAGGGGGAGCTCAGGCTTTAAGCCGTTCCATTTTTGGAAGAATGGTTCCAGGAGACCGTCATGCGGAGTTTTTTGGTTTTTATGGAATTTCTTCAAAATTCGCTGCCATCTTTGGACCGTTTGCTTTTGCACTCGTCGGGCAATTAACAGGGTCGAGCCGACTTGGGATTCTATCGCTCGTGTTCTTCTTTATCGTTGGTATGATCCTTTTATATTTGCTTGATGTAGATAAAGGGGTAGAGCAGGCGGAAGCCTACACCCGCTCTGAGGAAGAACCCGTCATTCGTTTATAA
- a CDS encoding cobalamin-binding protein has translation MRIVSICPSNTEIVANLGQTHLLVGVDNYSDYPEEVEHLPKLGPDLSIDIEKVASLKPDLVLASLSVPGMEKNIEGLDDYDLPYIILNPNTLYEISEDIRRVGKAIGVEKIGNHHADAFLKELEEFRHCSKQVEKKPSLYWEWWPKPVFTPGRLNWLNEISELSGGVNLFCDQEVASFQTDWEEVKKRDPDHICMVWVGVKEEKMKPELIKKRPGWSELKAVKHDRIHVLEESLFCRPSPRLLEGLRKIFDIVKHENSK, from the coding sequence ATGAGAATTGTGTCGATTTGTCCTAGCAATACTGAAATTGTCGCTAATCTTGGGCAGACCCACCTGTTGGTTGGTGTCGATAATTATTCTGATTATCCCGAAGAAGTGGAACACCTTCCGAAGCTTGGTCCTGATTTATCCATTGATATCGAAAAGGTTGCTTCTCTGAAGCCGGACCTTGTATTAGCATCCTTGTCTGTGCCTGGAATGGAAAAAAACATTGAAGGGCTGGACGACTACGACCTGCCCTATATCATATTGAATCCGAACACGTTATATGAGATTTCTGAAGATATTCGTCGTGTAGGAAAGGCGATTGGAGTAGAAAAGATAGGAAATCACCATGCGGATGCTTTTTTGAAAGAATTGGAAGAGTTCAGACATTGTTCCAAGCAGGTGGAAAAAAAGCCTTCTTTGTATTGGGAATGGTGGCCGAAACCGGTATTCACACCAGGGAGATTGAACTGGTTGAATGAAATCAGTGAACTTTCAGGCGGGGTTAACCTCTTTTGTGATCAAGAAGTAGCCAGCTTTCAAACGGATTGGGAAGAAGTCAAAAAACGTGATCCTGATCATATATGTATGGTGTGGGTAGGGGTGAAGGAAGAAAAAATGAAGCCTGAACTTATTAAGAAAAGACCGGGGTGGTCTGAACTCAAAGCTGTAAAGCACGATCGTATTCATGTGCTGGAAGAGTCCCTTTTTTGCCGTCCAAGTCCCCGTTTACTTGAAGGACTTAGAAAAATTTTTGATATTGTCAAACACGAAAACAGCAAGTAA
- a CDS encoding AzlC family ABC transporter permease: protein MEPQVIRTTASSTRVHMIKKGMIAGFPIMLGYLPIALTYGVLASRTGMTNLELTLMSVLVFAGAAQFLAVGMVAAGTGIIEIIIATFVLNFRHFVMSLSFVNRLKGVALKAKLPLSLGLTDETFTMSALYKDEAKEKYGGLFYASLILTAYLSWVGGSYLGGVLGDVMPARLSDSMGVALYAMFIGLLIPSVKKDFKIAGIALLAMLINFICQTWGMSQGWAIVIGTVLAGFSGIWILEDEEVTE from the coding sequence ATGGAACCACAAGTTATTCGTACAACGGCTTCTTCTACTCGTGTACATATGATCAAAAAAGGGATGATTGCGGGTTTCCCAATCATGCTGGGCTATCTACCCATCGCTTTGACTTATGGTGTGTTAGCGAGCCGGACAGGTATGACGAATCTTGAGCTTACATTGATGAGTGTGCTTGTGTTCGCTGGCGCTGCTCAATTTCTAGCGGTAGGGATGGTAGCGGCAGGGACAGGGATAATCGAAATCATTATTGCTACATTTGTTCTGAATTTCAGGCATTTTGTCATGAGTTTATCTTTCGTCAACCGTTTGAAAGGTGTGGCCCTGAAAGCAAAACTTCCTCTCTCCTTAGGTTTGACGGATGAAACTTTCACGATGTCCGCTCTGTATAAGGACGAAGCAAAAGAGAAATATGGGGGCTTATTTTATGCTTCTTTAATATTGACCGCGTATTTATCGTGGGTGGGAGGGTCTTATCTTGGTGGTGTTTTAGGCGATGTCATGCCAGCGAGGTTAAGTGACAGCATGGGGGTAGCCTTATATGCCATGTTCATTGGCCTTTTGATTCCATCCGTGAAAAAGGATTTTAAAATTGCCGGTATCGCTCTACTTGCGATGTTGATCAATTTTATTTGTCAAACTTGGGGAATGAGTCAAGGTTGGGCTATTGTTATAGGTACTGTTCTTGCAGGATTCAGCGGAATTTGGATACTTGAGGATGAGGAGGTGACGGAATGA
- the wrbA gene encoding NAD(P)H:quinone oxidoreductase, with protein MANVKLAIIYYSSTGTNYKMAQWAEEAAKEEGADVKLVRVPELAPMEAIEQNPAWKEHYLATKDVVPEAKIDDLDWADAVIFSVPTRFGNVPGQVKQFMDQAGGLWFQGKLVNKVVSAMTSAQNVHGGQEATLLNFYTTMFHWGAIIAAPGYTDDAVFASGGNPYGTSVSVDGEGNMKEEVEGGVRHQVKRTLDVASKFIN; from the coding sequence GTGGCAAACGTAAAATTAGCGATCATTTATTACAGTTCAACAGGTACGAACTACAAAATGGCGCAATGGGCGGAAGAGGCAGCTAAAGAAGAAGGGGCAGATGTGAAACTGGTACGTGTCCCAGAGCTAGCTCCTATGGAGGCCATTGAACAGAATCCTGCATGGAAAGAGCATTACTTAGCTACCAAAGACGTTGTGCCAGAGGCGAAAATCGACGATCTTGATTGGGCTGACGCTGTTATTTTTAGTGTGCCTACCCGCTTTGGTAACGTTCCAGGTCAAGTGAAGCAATTTATGGATCAGGCGGGTGGACTATGGTTCCAAGGAAAACTTGTGAATAAGGTAGTCAGTGCGATGACATCTGCACAAAATGTGCACGGTGGTCAAGAAGCGACGCTGTTGAACTTCTACACTACGATGTTCCACTGGGGCGCCATCATTGCAGCACCAGGTTACACAGATGATGCCGTCTTTGCTTCCGGAGGTAATCCCTACGGAACAAGCGTGAGCGTAGATGGAGAAGGAAATATGAAAGAAGAAGTTGAAGGCGGCGTACGTCATCAAGTCAAACGTACACTAGATGTGGCAAGTAAATTCATCAATTAA
- a CDS encoding cold-shock protein: MVEGTVKWFNAEKGFGFIEVEGQDDVFVHFSAIQEEGFKSLEEGQVVTFEIEEGQRGPQAANVQK, encoded by the coding sequence ATGGTTGAAGGTACAGTAAAATGGTTTAACGCAGAAAAAGGTTTTGGATTTATCGAAGTAGAAGGTCAAGACGACGTCTTCGTACACTTCTCCGCTATTCAAGAAGAAGGTTTCAAGTCTCTTGAAGAAGGACAAGTTGTAACTTTCGAAATTGAAGAAGGTCAGCGTGGACCACAAGCAGCTAACGTTCAAAAATAA
- a CDS encoding MBL fold metallo-hydrolase, which translates to MVKRGADDWVLIDCGIGHYCKRIMEAAEKRYGQAKPKAIILTHGHFDHVGSAKQLAEKWKVPIYIHPMEMDYVTGKRDYPVGDATVGGGLFSLLSPFFPTHQADLSKYIHPLPNDGSIPFLEEWRFIHTPGHTPGHIALFRDKDKTLIAGDAFITVKQESSMAVFIQHQHVHGPPAYFTHNWEEAEKSVKELSSLQPSVAITGHGLPMEGELLSKQLNDLAANFKELAVPKHKRKLH; encoded by the coding sequence TTGGTAAAGAGGGGAGCTGATGATTGGGTCCTCATTGATTGTGGAATCGGACATTATTGCAAACGGATTATGGAAGCCGCGGAAAAGAGATATGGACAGGCAAAACCGAAAGCCATTATTTTAACGCATGGTCATTTCGATCATGTCGGTTCAGCAAAACAACTAGCAGAAAAATGGAAAGTTCCTATATACATTCATCCAATGGAAATGGATTATGTCACAGGTAAACGAGATTACCCCGTAGGCGATGCAACCGTCGGGGGCGGGTTATTTTCGCTTCTATCGCCTTTCTTTCCCACTCATCAAGCCGATTTGAGTAAATACATCCATCCGCTCCCAAACGATGGAAGCATTCCTTTCCTTGAAGAGTGGCGCTTCATTCACACACCTGGACATACACCGGGCCATATCGCTCTGTTTCGAGATAAGGACAAGACGCTCATTGCAGGTGATGCTTTTATTACAGTTAAACAGGAATCCAGTATGGCTGTGTTTATTCAACACCAGCACGTTCACGGACCGCCTGCATACTTCACTCATAACTGGGAGGAAGCGGAAAAGTCAGTGAAAGAACTCTCATCTCTTCAGCCATCAGTAGCCATTACCGGCCACGGTCTGCCGATGGAAGGAGAACTGCTTTCCAAACAACTAAACGACCTAGCCGCTAATTTCAAAGAACTGGCTGTTCCTAAACATAAACGGAAGCTTCACTAA
- a CDS encoding AzlD domain-containing protein, with amino-acid sequence MIIWMVIGMAVVTAVPRFLPALIVGFVTFPKWVDRWLNAIPYAALGALIFPGIMSVKPDAPQVGIIAGLVGILLAWLNVHIIFVVLGAITSVFLMTL; translated from the coding sequence ATGATCATTTGGATGGTTATCGGGATGGCAGTCGTTACAGCTGTTCCGCGGTTTTTGCCCGCATTGATCGTAGGTTTTGTCACTTTCCCAAAATGGGTGGACCGATGGCTTAACGCCATTCCTTACGCTGCACTCGGAGCACTGATTTTTCCTGGTATCATGTCAGTAAAGCCCGATGCACCACAAGTCGGTATCATAGCAGGTTTGGTAGGGATATTACTTGCGTGGTTAAATGTCCATATTATTTTCGTAGTGCTTGGAGCCATTACCTCTGTATTCTTGATGACATTATAA
- a CDS encoding zinc dependent phospholipase C family protein, whose product MPNIWTHILFVDELCEELDRKDLLETSSAPLHMGAQGPDPFFYHNFLPFLPNKEVAEIGMLLHTEKCGPFLLDMIERGLSEKNLLQAFILGFVSHHVLDRHTHPYVHYHAGYEKNKHQELEVLLDTIMLGRERNLATWRNPVHEKIKIRKQIRPISSFIHSLLSKHYPDITTKHKKKVIQESFSHIQVAQRVLYDPWKWKNQWFGSLVSSFSHQPITEEKDFLNESRKEWYHPATSEKRNESFLDLYEQAKNEGILLFQYIFKYWETGSPDVLADIKETVGNISYDTGEPLENMVINQLSQPIV is encoded by the coding sequence ATGCCTAATATATGGACACACATACTGTTTGTGGATGAGTTATGTGAGGAACTCGATAGAAAAGACCTTTTAGAAACTTCCTCAGCCCCTTTACATATGGGAGCTCAAGGCCCTGATCCGTTTTTTTATCATAATTTCCTGCCTTTTCTACCAAATAAAGAGGTAGCAGAAATTGGGATGCTGCTGCATACGGAAAAATGCGGACCCTTTTTGTTGGATATGATTGAACGAGGACTCTCAGAGAAAAATCTACTTCAAGCCTTTATCCTGGGATTTGTAAGCCACCACGTCCTTGACCGCCATACTCACCCTTACGTTCACTACCACGCTGGTTATGAGAAAAATAAACACCAGGAACTAGAAGTGCTCTTAGACACAATCATGCTTGGTCGAGAGAGGAATTTGGCAACATGGAGAAACCCTGTACATGAGAAAATAAAAATCAGGAAGCAAATCCGCCCGATTTCTTCCTTTATACATTCATTGCTTTCCAAACATTATCCAGATATTACGACGAAACATAAGAAGAAAGTAATTCAAGAATCTTTTTCCCATATACAAGTGGCGCAAAGGGTGTTGTATGACCCTTGGAAATGGAAGAATCAATGGTTCGGATCGCTTGTATCTTCGTTCTCACATCAACCAATTACTGAAGAAAAAGATTTTTTGAATGAGAGTCGTAAAGAGTGGTACCATCCCGCTACGAGTGAAAAACGCAATGAATCTTTTCTGGATTTATATGAACAGGCTAAGAACGAGGGTATCCTTCTATTTCAGTATATCTTCAAATATTGGGAAACAGGTTCTCCTGACGTTTTGGCGGACATTAAAGAAACCGTGGGAAACATTTCATATGATACAGGAGAACCTCTTGAAAATATGGTGATCAACCAGCTTAGTCAGCCGATTGTGTAA
- the map gene encoding type I methionyl aminopeptidase: protein MIKRKSQREIEKMHEAGKLLASVHKQLRTFIKPGVTTMEIENFVEKYLAERGATGEQKGYQGYEFTTCASINDEICHGFPRQEKLKEGDIVTIDMVVNLNGFLADSAWTHAVGEISEEAQKLMDVTKTSLYKGIEQAVPGNRIGDIGHAIQSYAEAEGYSVVRDFTGHGIGDSIHEDPYIPHFGAAGKGARLKEGMVITIEPMINIGAWGSQMDENDWTARTTDGSLSAQYEHTVAITKEGPFILTEQDEE from the coding sequence ATGATCAAACGTAAGAGTCAAAGAGAAATTGAAAAGATGCACGAAGCTGGAAAGCTTCTTGCGAGTGTTCATAAACAACTGCGCACGTTTATTAAACCCGGCGTAACGACTATGGAAATCGAAAATTTCGTTGAAAAGTACTTAGCCGAACGTGGAGCCACGGGTGAGCAAAAAGGTTACCAGGGGTATGAATTCACTACATGTGCTTCCATCAATGATGAAATCTGCCACGGTTTCCCACGCCAGGAAAAATTGAAAGAAGGCGACATCGTGACCATTGATATGGTCGTTAACTTGAATGGCTTTCTCGCAGATTCCGCTTGGACGCATGCCGTCGGAGAGATTAGTGAAGAAGCTCAAAAGTTGATGGATGTCACGAAAACTTCTCTTTATAAGGGGATTGAGCAAGCTGTACCTGGGAACCGCATTGGCGATATCGGCCATGCGATCCAGTCCTATGCAGAAGCAGAAGGTTATTCCGTAGTCCGTGACTTCACAGGACATGGAATTGGTGATTCCATTCATGAAGACCCTTATATTCCTCACTTTGGTGCTGCTGGAAAAGGAGCGCGATTGAAAGAGGGGATGGTTATAACGATTGAACCAATGATTAATATTGGTGCTTGGGGAAGCCAGATGGATGAAAACGACTGGACAGCACGTACGACCGACGGTTCGCTTTCTGCTCAATACGAGCATACCGTAGCCATTACAAAAGAAGGTCCTTTCATACTTACTGAACAGGACGAAGAATAA
- a CDS encoding alpha/beta fold hydrolase: protein MNPLTTMLLDTSKGIVEFTYKGSGPPVLLLKGGHSTRDTDLSHSSLIYEGFSLLTISRPGYDYTEVSTGRTPEDFADTIVEVLDHLQLKKVNVISISAAGPTGIALAVHHPDRVDRLLLEAALLTSWESDIKKRASLLFGPAEKIVWSSLRTMLKFFPDLVLKQLLADLTTENVEDYLNNLTPNDRRFIVDMLASSQSGRGFVTDLEHETPDISSIQIPVLGMYSQKDRSVPYTNALLLKSSVPDCEIFEVDSDSHLIWIGKDAHTVWKKRLEFLTNT, encoded by the coding sequence ATGAACCCATTGACGACGATGCTCCTCGATACATCCAAAGGAATAGTAGAGTTTACATATAAAGGGTCCGGCCCTCCTGTTTTGTTATTGAAAGGTGGACACTCCACAAGAGATACAGACTTATCTCACAGCAGTCTAATTTATGAAGGGTTCTCACTACTCACGATCTCTCGCCCTGGTTACGATTACACAGAGGTTTCCACAGGTCGTACTCCTGAGGATTTTGCCGATACAATCGTTGAAGTACTCGATCATCTCCAACTAAAAAAAGTGAATGTCATCTCTATATCGGCGGCTGGTCCTACGGGCATTGCTCTAGCAGTTCACCACCCAGACCGGGTGGACCGTTTGCTTCTTGAAGCAGCACTCCTTACTTCATGGGAAAGTGATATCAAGAAAAGAGCCTCGCTCCTTTTTGGACCAGCCGAAAAAATCGTTTGGAGTAGCCTCCGAACCATGCTGAAATTTTTCCCTGATTTGGTGTTGAAACAATTGCTTGCTGATTTGACAACAGAGAATGTTGAAGATTACTTGAACAACCTTACCCCTAACGACCGCCGTTTTATTGTAGATATGCTAGCGAGTTCTCAATCCGGAAGAGGATTTGTCACAGATCTTGAACACGAAACCCCGGATATAAGCAGCATTCAGATACCTGTTCTTGGTATGTATTCTCAGAAAGATCGCAGTGTTCCCTACACGAATGCTCTATTATTGAAGTCTTCCGTACCTGATTGCGAAATTTTTGAAGTCGACTCCGATAGTCATTTGATTTGGATAGGTAAAGACGCACACACCGTTTGGAAGAAACGCCTGGAATTTTTGACTAATACTTAA
- a CDS encoding GNAT family N-acetyltransferase: protein MPEVRAARFEDAETIAEIHVKSWKSTYKDLIDERDLSNTTVEHRIALWETVLRTPVNGQIAYVIENDHGEVVGFVSGGKERTKNYGFDGEIYAIYLLDEYQGKGYGKEMLRVFSNGMLEAGYQSLLVWVLTNNPSSQFYIKYGADPVEAERVTIGQGTYEETAYGWSELKSLTDRLA from the coding sequence ATGCCTGAAGTAAGAGCTGCCCGCTTTGAGGATGCTGAAACAATTGCAGAAATCCATGTGAAGAGTTGGAAATCAACATATAAGGATTTGATTGATGAAAGGGACCTGAGCAATACCACGGTTGAACACCGGATTGCACTTTGGGAAACGGTTCTCAGAACTCCTGTAAATGGCCAGATTGCCTATGTTATTGAAAACGATCATGGTGAAGTTGTCGGTTTTGTTTCTGGTGGAAAAGAGCGCACAAAGAATTATGGATTTGATGGAGAAATTTATGCCATATATTTGTTGGATGAGTATCAGGGAAAAGGGTATGGAAAAGAAATGCTCCGGGTTTTTTCGAATGGGATGCTTGAAGCGGGGTATCAATCCCTGCTTGTATGGGTGCTGACCAATAACCCTTCCAGTCAATTTTACATAAAATATGGAGCAGACCCAGTAGAAGCAGAAAGAGTCACAATCGGACAAGGAACTTATGAAGAGACGGCTTATGGTTGGAGTGAGTTAAAAAGCTTGACCGATCGTCTAGCATAA
- the fumC gene encoding class II fumarate hydratase has product MDYRIEKDTIGEIKVPSEKFWGAQTQRSKQNFPIGDEKMPKEVVEGFAILKKSAAKANAALGLLEEEKAEAIAYAADLIIAGELDEHFPLVVWQTGSGTQSNMNVNEVIAYVGSQWLEEKGSETRLHPNDDVNKSQSSNDTYPTAMHIASVRKIEDVVLPALIQFKHTLQEKMEAFNDIVKIGRTHLQDATPLTLGQEISGWHRMLEKTEKMLIESTEYVKELAIGGTAVGTGLNAHEDFSDQVVSQINEATGKGFISAPNKFHALTSHDELVHTHGALKALAADLMKIANDVRWLASGPRCGIGEITVPANEPGSSIMPGKVNPTQSEAVTMVAAQVMGNDATIGFAASQGNFELNVFKPVIAYNFLQSAQLLADSIVSFDERCVSGLEPNHEQIEKYLRDSLMLVTALNPHIGYENAAKIAKTAFEKDQTLKETAVELGILTEDQFEEYVDPKAMTKPNAK; this is encoded by the coding sequence ATGGATTATCGCATTGAGAAAGATACCATAGGAGAAATCAAAGTACCGAGCGAAAAGTTTTGGGGAGCTCAAACACAGAGAAGTAAACAAAATTTCCCGATCGGTGATGAAAAAATGCCGAAAGAAGTGGTCGAGGGCTTTGCTATCCTTAAAAAAAGCGCGGCAAAAGCAAATGCAGCACTTGGGTTGCTTGAAGAAGAAAAAGCCGAAGCTATTGCTTATGCAGCGGATCTCATTATTGCCGGAGAACTGGACGAGCATTTCCCTCTTGTCGTCTGGCAGACGGGGAGCGGGACGCAATCCAATATGAATGTGAATGAAGTCATCGCTTACGTAGGTTCACAATGGCTGGAGGAGAAAGGCAGTGAAACACGCCTCCACCCGAATGATGATGTAAATAAATCGCAAAGTTCTAATGATACTTATCCGACAGCGATGCATATCGCATCTGTCAGAAAGATCGAGGATGTCGTCCTTCCAGCCTTGATCCAATTCAAACATACATTACAAGAAAAAATGGAAGCGTTTAACGATATCGTTAAGATTGGCCGTACTCACTTACAAGATGCCACTCCATTGACACTCGGTCAGGAAATTAGTGGGTGGCACCGCATGCTCGAAAAAACAGAAAAGATGCTTATTGAGAGCACGGAGTATGTAAAAGAGCTTGCGATCGGTGGAACAGCTGTAGGTACGGGATTGAATGCCCATGAAGATTTTTCGGATCAGGTCGTGTCTCAAATTAATGAGGCCACAGGAAAAGGATTTATTTCCGCACCGAATAAATTCCATGCACTCACTTCCCATGACGAACTCGTCCACACTCATGGCGCATTGAAAGCATTAGCAGCAGATCTTATGAAAATTGCCAATGATGTGAGATGGCTTGCGAGTGGTCCACGTTGTGGCATCGGCGAAATAACGGTTCCTGCGAATGAACCGGGAAGTTCCATCATGCCTGGTAAAGTGAACCCGACTCAAAGTGAAGCCGTTACGATGGTGGCAGCACAGGTTATGGGGAACGATGCGACAATCGGCTTTGCAGCTAGTCAGGGGAACTTTGAGTTGAACGTATTCAAACCTGTGATCGCTTATAATTTCTTGCAGTCGGCACAACTTCTTGCGGACAGCATCGTTTCTTTCGATGAACGTTGTGTGAGCGGGCTTGAGCCGAATCATGAACAAATAGAAAAGTATCTGCGTGATTCCTTGATGCTTGTGACAGCTCTTAATCCGCATATTGGATATGAGAATGCAGCGAAAATCGCAAAAACAGCCTTTGAAAAAGATCAGACATTGAAAGAAACAGCGGTTGAGCTAGGGATTCTTACCGAAGATCAATTTGAGGAATACGTTGATCCTAAAGCGATGACGAAACCAAACGCGAAATAA
- a CDS encoding M15 family metallopeptidase, translating into MELVAASGYRSYDRQKRIYDRNVEVYGKEETDTFSAQPGTSEHQTGLAMDVTSAQVAFKLEQSFGETSEGEWLADHAHEYGFIIRYREGAKDITGYMYEPWHLRYVGKEISSDVHEQAVTLEEFFGLYPSDE; encoded by the coding sequence ATTGAGTTAGTAGCCGCTTCCGGCTATCGTTCCTATGATCGTCAAAAAAGGATTTATGATAGAAATGTAGAAGTTTATGGCAAAGAGGAAACGGATACATTCTCAGCACAACCTGGTACGAGCGAACATCAAACAGGCCTTGCTATGGATGTTACTTCTGCTCAGGTGGCATTTAAACTGGAGCAATCCTTCGGTGAAACCTCGGAGGGAGAATGGCTTGCCGACCATGCCCATGAATACGGGTTTATCATCCGTTATAGAGAAGGTGCCAAAGACATTACAGGTTACATGTACGAACCCTGGCATTTGAGGTATGTAGGGAAAGAGATTTCTTCAGATGTCCATGAACAGGCCGTAACGTTAGAGGAGTTTTTTGGCCTATACCCTTCGGATGAATGA
- a CDS encoding alpha/beta-type small acid-soluble spore protein produces the protein MANNNSSNELVVPGVQQALDQMKYEIAQEFGVQLGADSTARANGSVGGEITKRLVQMAEQQFGGQQYK, from the coding sequence ATGGCTAACAACAACAGTTCAAATGAGTTGGTTGTACCTGGTGTACAACAAGCTCTAGACCAAATGAAATATGAAATCGCACAAGAATTTGGCGTGCAACTTGGTGCTGACTCTACAGCTCGTGCTAACGGTTCTGTAGGTGGTGAGATCACTAAGCGTCTTGTCCAAATGGCTGAGCAGCAGTTCGGCGGACAACAATACAAATAA